GCGATCTGGAAGGTTTCTTTGTGTTTACGAATTTCACCAATTGGCAGTTGTACGGCTGTTGTAATCCCAGAAAAAGCATTGATAAACATATACTTTTTCCATAGCTCATACATAATGTTAGCTGTCCGCTCCCCCTTCATGACAGCTTTATTACTGAAGGATTCCAATTCCGACGTTACTTTTTCTTGTTCCGTACAAAGCGGTCCAAAAATAAGCTCATGAAAAGCACCAGTATGTACGACATGTCCCTGATTATTTAATGTGGCAATAATAAAGGCGAGACCACCTATTATTTTTTCTTTTCCGAATTCCTGCTGCAATATATGGATATGCTCTATCCCATTTAGTACCGGTAAAACGTAAGCTCCTTTATTTACAAGCGTATGCAATTGCTCCAAGGTTCCATTAAGATGGTACCCTTTAACACTTACCAAGACCACATCTGGGTTCTCGACATCAGCTGGATTTGTTTCCCAGTTAATTTTCTCCCTAAGTACATCGCCATGAGGACTCCGAATAGCCAATCCATGCTTTTGCAACTGTTCAGCCCTTTTTTGACGTACTAAAAAAGTGACCTTTGCACCTGCCTCTTGAAAGCGCAACCCAAAATAACCACCTAGTGCGCCCGCTCCTAATACAACGATATGCATGCTTTTCCCCTCCTTAACATGAATCATACATGGATTTACGAATGGCGTCTACTACAAAAAACACATCCACTTTTTAACTTTACTTCTTAGAAAAACTTGGCTTGTCGCCAAGTCTTATAGCGGAAGCCTTACAGGAGTACCTTACTTTCAGAATAAAGTGGGAAAATTCGAATTACTACATAACCATTATTCTATGGTCTATCGGCTGTTGTAATTTTCAAAAGCGCTGACGATAGCCTTCTTCTTTAAGGATGGGAATTCTGTTTATTTCAGGCTAGTTTTTTTCATAATAATGTTCACACTGCATCTAAGCGAAGGACTACTTGTTACTTTTACCATCACCCGATGTATTTTCACCTTCGTCATCATCCATAACCCCTTTTGTGGAGAGCTTAAACTCCCTTAACGTTTTACCTACTGCTTTACCGAGCTCAGGCAATTTATTAGGACCAAAAATGATTAAAGCTAATATAAGAATTACGATTAAACCAGGCATACCTATATTTGCCATGAGGATTCCTCCTTCTTACAATTAATGGATTGTTCTATTATACTGCTTGAAAATTGCTGTTTCTTTTGACAAGCAACGCAAAGTTGTTGTATTTCATTTATTGTTTGGTACGTTTTTTCACAACAGGGACATTCCTTTGTATAAATCGGTTGTTTTTCTGTTGTAGCGGTTGAGATCATTTTCTTTAGAGAAATAGCATTTTCTGGACAAATATCTTGGCATAATAAACAATTTGAACATTGCTGCGCTACAAGAGT
This genomic interval from Virgibacillus pantothenticus contains the following:
- a CDS encoding ketopantoate reductase family protein → MHIVVLGAGALGGYFGLRFQEAGAKVTFLVRQKRAEQLQKHGLAIRSPHGDVLREKINWETNPADVENPDVVLVSVKGYHLNGTLEQLHTLVNKGAYVLPVLNGIEHIHILQQEFGKEKIIGGLAFIIATLNNQGHVVHTGAFHELIFGPLCTEQEKVTSELESFSNKAVMKGERTANIMYELWKKYMFINAFSGITTAVQLPIGEIRKHKETFQIAIHLLQEMRELAGKYDVNLTDKDVTEAITKMEQFDAQATSSMHQDLRKGLPLELDHLHGGAIRLAKAQQLELIYTKIMYGIIKPFENRT
- the tatA gene encoding twin-arginine translocase TatA/TatE family subunit — encoded protein: MANIGMPGLIVILILALIIFGPNKLPELGKAVGKTLREFKLSTKGVMDDDEGENTSGDGKSNK